A genomic window from Streptomyces sp. NBC_00234 includes:
- the fabI gene encoding enoyl-ACP reductase FabI → MSGILDGKRILITGVLMESSIAFHTAKVAQEQGAEVILTAWPRPTLTERIAKKLPKPAKVIELDVTNDEHLDRLAGLVRDELGSLDGVVHSIGFAPQDALGGNFLNTPFESVATAMHVSAFSLKSLAMACKPLMSEGGSIVGLTFDAQFAWPQYDWMGPAKAALEATSRYLARDLGKDSIRCNLISAGPLGSMAAKSIPGFGELADVWNHRSPLAWDMSDPEPAGRGVVALLSDFFPKTTGEIIHVDGGVHMMGA, encoded by the coding sequence ATGAGCGGAATTCTCGACGGCAAGCGCATCCTCATCACGGGTGTGCTGATGGAGTCGTCCATCGCTTTCCACACCGCGAAGGTGGCCCAGGAGCAGGGCGCCGAGGTCATTCTCACCGCCTGGCCCCGGCCCACGCTGACCGAGCGCATCGCCAAGAAGCTGCCCAAGCCGGCGAAGGTCATCGAGCTGGACGTGACCAACGACGAGCACCTGGACCGCCTCGCCGGCCTGGTCCGCGACGAGCTCGGTTCGCTCGACGGCGTCGTGCACTCCATCGGCTTCGCGCCGCAGGACGCGCTCGGCGGCAACTTCCTGAACACCCCCTTCGAGTCGGTCGCCACCGCGATGCACGTCTCGGCGTTCTCGCTGAAGTCGCTCGCCATGGCCTGCAAGCCGCTGATGAGCGAGGGCGGCTCGATCGTCGGCCTCACCTTCGACGCGCAGTTCGCCTGGCCCCAGTACGACTGGATGGGCCCGGCCAAGGCGGCGCTGGAGGCCACCTCCCGCTACCTCGCCCGTGACCTCGGCAAGGACAGCATCCGCTGCAACCTGATCTCGGCCGGACCGCTCGGCTCCATGGCCGCCAAGTCCATCCCGGGCTTCGGCGAGCTCGCGGACGTCTGGAACCACCGCTCCCCGCTGGCGTGGGACATGTCCGACCCGGAGCCGGCCGGCCGCGGTGTCGTCGCGCTGCTCTCGGACTTCTTCCCGAAGACGACGGGCGAGATCATCCACGTCGACGGTGGCGTGCACATGATGGGCGCCTGA
- the fabG gene encoding 3-oxoacyl-[acyl-carrier-protein] reductase, translating to MSRSVLVTGGNRGIGLAIARAFADNGDKVAITYRSGEPPEELTEAGCLAVRCDITDTEQVEQAYKEIEEKHGPVEVLVANAGITKDQLLMRMSEDDFTSVLDTNLTGTFRVVKRANRGMLRAKKGRVVLISSVVGLLGSAGQANYAASKAGLVGFARSLARELGSRNITFNVVAPGFVDTDMTQVLTEEQRKGIVAQVPLGRYAQPGEIAAAVRFLASDDASYITGAVIPVDGGLGMGH from the coding sequence TTGAGCCGCTCGGTTCTCGTCACCGGAGGAAACCGGGGCATCGGCCTCGCCATCGCCCGCGCTTTCGCCGACAACGGCGACAAGGTCGCGATCACCTACCGCTCCGGCGAGCCGCCCGAGGAACTCACCGAGGCGGGCTGCCTGGCCGTCCGCTGCGACATCACGGACACCGAGCAGGTGGAGCAGGCATACAAGGAGATCGAGGAGAAGCACGGTCCCGTCGAGGTGCTGGTCGCCAACGCCGGTATCACCAAGGACCAGTTGCTGATGCGGATGTCCGAGGACGACTTCACGTCGGTGCTCGACACCAACCTCACCGGCACCTTCCGGGTCGTCAAGCGCGCCAACCGCGGCATGCTGCGCGCCAAGAAGGGCCGTGTCGTCCTGATCTCCTCCGTCGTGGGCCTCCTCGGCTCCGCCGGACAGGCGAACTACGCCGCTTCCAAGGCGGGCCTTGTCGGCTTCGCCCGGTCGCTGGCCCGCGAGCTCGGCTCGCGGAACATCACTTTCAACGTCGTCGCGCCCGGGTTTGTCGACACCGACATGACCCAGGTGCTCACCGAGGAGCAGCGCAAGGGCATCGTCGCCCAGGTGCCGCTCGGCCGCTACGCGCAGCCCGGGGAGATCGCCGCAGCCGTGCGCTTCCTCGCCTCCGACGACGCGTCGTACATCACTGGAGCCGTCATCCCCGTTGACGGCGGATTGGGCATGGGTCACTGA
- a CDS encoding TldD/PmbA family protein yields MAHEVDQSFLALPLRALADAALARARALGAVHADFRFERVRSAGWRLRDARPSGSSDTTDLGYAVRVVHGGAWGFASGVDLTMDAAAKVASQAVAMAKLSAKVIASAGSDERVELADEPSHGERTWVSAYDVDPFSVPDEEKTGLLAEWSSRLLGAEGVAHVDASLMTVHENKFYADTAGTVTTQQRVRVHPQLTAVAVDGTTGEFDSMRTIAPPVGRGWEYLTGTGWDWDAELERIPGLLAEKMRAPSVEAGTYDLVVDPSNLWLTIHESIGHATELDRALGYEAAYAGTSFATFDQLGKLAYGSPVMNVTGDRTAEHGLATIGYDDEGVEAQSWDLVKDGTLVGYQLDRRIAKLTGLGRSNGCAYADSPGHVPVQRMANVSLAADPGGLSTEDLIGGVERGIYVVGDRSWSIDMQRYNFQFTGQRFFRIENGKLAGQLRDVAYQATTTDFWGSMEKVGGPQTYVLGGAFNCGKAQPGQVAAVSHGCPSALFRGVNILNTTQEAGR; encoded by the coding sequence GTGGCCCACGAGGTAGATCAGTCATTCCTGGCGCTGCCGCTGCGTGCCCTCGCCGACGCGGCGCTCGCACGCGCCCGCGCGCTCGGTGCGGTGCACGCCGACTTCCGGTTCGAGAGGGTACGCAGCGCCGGCTGGCGGCTGCGCGACGCGCGGCCCTCCGGATCGTCGGACACCACCGACCTGGGGTACGCCGTACGGGTCGTGCACGGCGGGGCGTGGGGGTTCGCGTCCGGGGTGGACCTGACCATGGACGCCGCGGCGAAGGTGGCCTCGCAGGCCGTGGCCATGGCCAAGCTGTCGGCGAAGGTGATCGCCTCCGCGGGCTCGGACGAGCGGGTGGAGCTGGCCGACGAGCCCTCGCACGGCGAACGGACCTGGGTCTCGGCCTACGACGTCGACCCGTTCTCCGTACCGGACGAGGAGAAGACGGGGCTGCTCGCCGAGTGGAGCAGCCGGCTCCTGGGCGCCGAAGGTGTCGCGCATGTCGACGCCTCGCTGATGACCGTCCACGAGAACAAGTTCTACGCGGACACCGCGGGCACCGTCACCACGCAGCAGCGGGTGCGGGTGCATCCGCAGCTCACGGCGGTCGCCGTGGACGGGACGACCGGTGAGTTCGACTCGATGCGGACCATCGCTCCGCCGGTCGGGCGCGGCTGGGAGTACCTGACGGGCACCGGCTGGGACTGGGACGCCGAGCTGGAGCGGATTCCGGGGCTGCTCGCCGAGAAGATGCGGGCGCCGAGCGTCGAGGCGGGGACGTACGACCTGGTCGTCGACCCGTCCAACCTCTGGCTGACCATCCACGAGTCGATCGGCCACGCCACCGAGCTCGACCGCGCGCTGGGCTACGAGGCGGCGTACGCGGGGACCTCGTTCGCCACCTTCGACCAGCTGGGCAAGCTGGCGTACGGCTCCCCCGTGATGAACGTGACGGGCGACCGGACCGCCGAGCACGGGCTCGCGACCATCGGGTACGACGACGAGGGCGTCGAGGCGCAGTCGTGGGACCTGGTGAAGGACGGGACGCTGGTCGGCTACCAGCTGGACCGCCGGATCGCGAAGCTGACGGGTCTGGGCCGGTCCAACGGCTGTGCCTACGCGGACTCCCCCGGCCATGTGCCGGTGCAGCGCATGGCGAACGTGTCGCTGGCGGCCGATCCCGGTGGGCTGTCCACCGAGGACCTGATCGGCGGCGTGGAGCGCGGTATCTACGTGGTCGGCGACCGGTCGTGGTCCATCGACATGCAGCGCTACAACTTCCAGTTCACCGGGCAGCGCTTCTTCCGGATCGAGAACGGCAAGCTGGCCGGCCAGCTCCGCGACGTCGCCTACCAGGCGACGACCACCGACTTCTGGGGCTCGATGGAGAAGGTGGGCGGCCCGCAGACGTACGTCCTGGGCGGCGCCTTCAACTGCGGCAAGGCCCAGCCGGGCCAGGTCGCCGCCGTCTCGCACGGCTGCCCCTCCGCCCTCTTCCGAGGCGTGAACATCCTCAACACCACGCAGGAGGCAGGACGATGA